The genome window AGTTATGTATGTTGTCTTAAGCACACTACAAGAAAATCCTGAAATCAAACATCTtaccagtgactgcagtgatgTTGACTCCACTGCTTCTGACGttctcaaacacagagaagagagtgaatgtGTATTTAGTTCCAGCAGTGAGAGATGAGACTGTGTGAGTTACTGGTCCACCTCCAACTGGTGCAGTGATGTTTATCTCTGTTCCATTAAACTGGAGAATGAAGCTGACGTTGTTGTTGACTTTATTCCACTGCAGAGTGATACTGGTCTCATTTTGTCCTGCTGATCTGAAGCTGTCTGTGTTGGAAGGAGCTgagatagaaaacaaaaaagaggagcagtgaTCAATTTGATCAAGACAGAGTATTTAGCCACAATCTCGCTccattcatctgctgctctATTTACTGATAtggttgacagaaaaaaaaacattgtccaGTAGCTGCCCCCAAAGCCAGCCAGTGTAAAAAGAACTTACTCCATCTTTAGctctttttgttaaatttaGGCTGTTGCTGCAGATAACTGCTTGCTGTATGTTGTCTTAAGCACACTACAAGGAATTCCTGAAGTCAAATATCTTACCTGTGACTGCAGTGATGTTGACTCCACTGCTTCTGACAtcctcaaacacagagaagagagtgaatgtGTATTTAGTTCCAGCAGTGAGAGATGAGACTGTGTGAGTTACTGGTCCACCTCCAACTGGTGCACGGATGTTTATCTCTGTTCCATTAAACTGGAGAATGAAGCTGACGTTGTTGTTGACTTTATTCCACTGGAGAGTGATACTGGTCTCATCTTGTCCTGCTGATctgaagctgtctgtgtttgaaggagctgagacagaacacaaaaaagagGAGCAATGATCAATTTGATCAAGTCAGAGTACTTAGTCACAAACTCGCTAGattcatctgctgctctttttaTTGATATGGCTGACAGGTAAAAAACATTGTCCAGTAGCTGCCCCCAAAGCTGGTTAGTGTGAAAAAAACTTATTCCATCTTTAGCTATTTCTTGTTAGATTTAACCTGTTGCTGCAGATAACTGCTTGCTCTTCATACTTGTGATTACGACTGCTGAGAGTTATGTATGTTGTCTTAAGCACACTACAAGAAAATCCTGAAATTAAACATCTtaccagtgactgcagtgatgTTGACTCCACTGCTTCTGACGtcctcaaacacagagaagagagtgaatgtGTATTTAGTTCCAGCAGTGAGAGATGAGACTGTGTGCGTTACTGGTCCACTTCCAACTGGTGCAGTGATGTTTATCTCTGTTCCATTAAACTGGAGAATGAAGCTGACGTTGTTGTTGACTTTATTCCACTGCAGAGTGATACTGGTCTCATTTTGTCCTGCTGATctgaagctgtctgtgtttggaggagctgagacagaaaatCAAAGCAATGATCAATTTACTGAAGACATCGCCACCTCCATCGTCTCttgttgtttctgcactatTACAGCTTTTCAGTAACATTCATGTCCAGTAGCTGCCCCCAaggtgagattaaaaaaaaacaacaaaatcttTCAGCCGCATGGTTTTCAATCCAAGCTATTCCTGCTGATAACTGCTTTTGTAATTTGAATTAATGGTCACCAAAAGTTATGGCTGCTGCTGACGAGCATTGACTTGCTTGCCATTGCCACATAACTGGAACCTCATCTGTGAATGATTAGACCGCCATGAAAACATCTTAGTGACAAAATTTTAAACATAACTTCATTTACCTAGAAAGTTATCTTATGCACTATCCTaatacaaaacaacagtgttatCCGTGGTTCACTAGACACTTCTGATTCAAATATCTtaccagtgactgcagtgatgTTGACTCCACTGCTTCTGATGtcctcaaacacagagaagagagtgaatgtGTATTTAGTTCCAGCAGTGAGAGATGAGACTGTGTGAGTTACTGGTCCACCTCCAACTGGTGCACTGATGTTTATCTCTGTTTCATTAAACTGGAGAATGAAGCTGACGTTGTTGTTGACTTTATTCCACTGCAGAGTGATACTGGTCTCATCTTGTCCTGCTGATCTGAAGCTGTCTGTGTTGGAAGGAGCTgagatagaaaacaaaaaagaggagcagtgaTCAATTTGATCCAGACAGAGTATTTAGCCACAATCTCGCTccattcatctgctgctctATTTACTGATAtggttgacagaaaaaaaaacattgtccaGTAGCTGCCCCCAAAGCCGGCCAGTGTAAAAAGAACTTACTCCATCTTTAGctctttttgttaaatttaGGCTGTTGCTGCAGATAACTGCTTGCTGTATGTTGTCTTAAGCACACTACAAGAAATTCCTGAAGTCAAATATCTtaccagtgactgcagtgatgTTGACTCCACTGCTTCTGACGatctcaaacacagagaagagagtgaatgtGTATTTAGTTCCAGCAGTGAGAGATGAGACTGTGTGAGTTACTGGTCCACCTCCAACTGGTGCACTAATGTTTATCTCTGTTCCATTAAACTGGAGAATGAAGCTGACGTTGTTGTTGACTTTATTCCACTGCAGAGTGATACTGGTCTCATTTTGTCCTGCTGATctgaagctgtctgtgtttgaaggagctgagacagaacacaaaaaagagGAGCAATGATCAATTTGATCAAGACAGAGTATTTAGTTACAAACTCGCTtcattcatctgctgctcttttgGTAATATGACTGACAGGTAAGAAACATTGCCCAGAAGCTGAACCCAAGGCCAActagtgtaaaaaaaacttaCTCCATCTTTAGCTATTTCTTGTTAAATTTAACCTGTTGCTGCAGATAACTGCTTGCTCTTCATACTTGTGATTACGACTGCTAAGAGTTATGTATGTTGTCTTAAGCACACTACAAGAAATTCCTGAAGTCAAACATCTtaccagtgactgcagtgatgCTGACTCCACTGCTTCTGACGttctcaaacacagaaaagagagtgaatgtgtATTTAGTTCCAGCAGTGAGAGATGAGACTGTGTGAGTTACTGGTCCACCTCCAACTGGTGCACTGATGTTTATCTCTGTTCCATTAAACTGGAGAATGAAGCTGACGTTGTTGTTGACTTTATTCCACTGCAGAGTGATACTGGTCTCATCTTGGCCTGCTGATCtgaagctgtcagtgtttggAGGAGCTTAGACAGAAAATCAGAGCAATGATCAATTTCACCAAGACAGAGAATCAATTTGCATACTCGCTCCATTTATCTTTTGCTCTTTTGTCAATAATATGGCTGATAGGTAACATCCATCGATCAGTAGCTGCCCAGAAGTTGGAATAATCTAAAAGAAAATGACTACATTGTTAACAACTTCTTGTTGAAGTTGAGCTGTTGCTGCTGATCAACTGCTTGTTTTTGATACTCGCTATTACGACAGCTAAGAGTTAAGGCTGCTTTCAAGTCCATGTAAATGGCTTGTTGTTGGTACATCATGACAAATTAGtgcatgaatgaaaaaagaCGCCTTCAAAATTATCTGTGatacatgcatttaaaaaaagtcattacattTCTAGTATGTTGTCTTATGGAAACTACCAATACAAAACAGCAGTGTGATACTTGGTAAAAAAGACAATCTTATAGTCAAAAATCTtaccagtgactgcagtgatgTTGACTCCACTGCTTCTGACgtgctcaaacacagagaagagagtgaatgtGTATTTAGTTCCAGCAGTGAGAGATGAGACTGTGTGAGTTACTGGTCCACCTCCAACTGGTGCACTAATGTTTATCTCTGTTCCATTAAACTGGAGAATGAAGCTGACGTTGTTGTTGACTTTATTCCACTGCAGAGTGATACTGGTCTCATCTTGTCCTGCTGATCtgaagctgtcagtgtttggaggagctgagacagaacacaaaaaagGGGAGCAGTGATCAATTTGATCAAGACAGAGTATTTAGTTACAAACTCGCTccattcatctgctgctctttttgCCAATATGACTGACAGGTAAGAAACATTGTCCAGTCGCTGAACCCAAAGCCagccagtgtaaaaaaaactcACTCCATCTTTAGCTCTGTTTGTTAAATTTAAGCTGTTGCTGCAGATAACTGCTTGCTGTATGTTGTCTTAAGCACACTACAAGAAATTACTGAAGTCAAATATCTTACCAGTGACTGCAATGACGGTGACTCCACTGCTTCTGACAttctcaaacacagagaagagagtgaatgtGTATTTAGTTCCAGCAGTGAGAGATGAGACTGTGTGAGTTACTGGTCCACCTCCAACTGGTGCACTGATGTTTATCTCTGTTCCATTAAACTGGAGAATGAAGCTGACGTTGTTGTTGACTTTATTCCACTGCAGAGTGATACTGGTCTCATCTTGTTCTGCCGATCTGAAGCTGTCTGTGTTGGAAGGAGCTgagatagaaaacaaaaaagaggagcagtgaTCAATTTGATCTAGCCAGAGTATTTAGCCACAATCTCGCTccattcatctgctgctctttttaCTGATATGGCTGACAGGCAAAAAACATTGTCCAGTAGCTGCCCCCAAAGCTGGTTAGTGTGAAAAAAACTTATTCCATCTTTAGCTATTTCTTGTTAGATTTAACCTGTTGCTGCAGATAACTGCTTGCTCTTCATACTTGTGATTACGACTGCTGAGAGTTATGTATGTTGTCTTAAGCACACTACAAGAAATTCCTGAAGTCAAATATCTTACTTGTGACTGCGGTGATGTTGACTCCACTGCTTCTGACgtgctcaaacacagagaagagagtgaatgtGTATTTAGTTCCAGCAGTGAGAGATGAGACTGTGTGAGTTACTGGTCCACCTCCAACTGGTGCACTAATGTTTATCTCTGTTCCATTAAACTGGAGAATGAAGCTGACGTTGTTGTTGACTTTATTCCACTGCAGAGTGATACTGGTCTCATTTTGTCCTGCTGATCTGAAGCTGTCTGTGTTGGAAGGAGCTgagatagaaaacaaaaaagaggagcagtgaTCAATTTGATCAAGACAGAGTATTTAGCCACAATCTCGCTCCATTCATCTTCTGCTCTATTTACTGATAtggttgacagaaaaaaaacattgtccaGTAGCTGCCCCCAAAGCCAGCCAGTGTAAAAAGAACTTACTCCATCTTTAGctctttttgttaaatttaACTGTGCTGCAGATAACTGCTGCAGATAACTGCTTGCTGTATGTTGTCTTAAGCACACTACAAGAAATTCCTGAAGTCAAACATCTtaccagtgactgcagtgatgTTGACTCCACTGCTTCTGATGtcctcaaacacagagaagagagtgaatgtGTATTTAGTTCCAGCAGTGAGAGATGAGACTGTGTGAGTTACTGGTCCACCTCCAACTGGTGCACTGATGTTTATCTCGGTTCCATTAAACTGGAGAATgaagctgatgttgttgttgactttatTCCACTGCAGAGTGATACTGGTCTCATTTTGTCCTGCTGATctgaagctgtctgtgtttgaaggagctgagatagaaaacaaaaaagaggagcagtgaTCAATTTGATCAAGACAGAGTATTCAGCCACAATCTCGCTccattcatctgctgctctATTTACTGATAtggttgacagaaaaaaaaacattgtccaGTAGCTGCCCCCAAAGCCAGCCAGTGTAAAAAGAACTTACTCCATCTTTAGctctttttgttaaatttaGGCTGTTGCTGCAGATAACTGCTTGCTGTATGTTGTCTTAAGCACACTACAAGAAATTACTGAAGTCAAATATCTtaccagtgactgcagtgatgTTGACTCCACTGCTTCTGACGttctcaaacacagagaagagagtgaatgtGTATTTAGTTCCAGCAGTGAGAGATGAGACTGTGTGAGTTACTGGTCCACCTCCAACTGGTGCACTGATGTTTATCTCCGTTCCATTAAACTGGAGAATgaagctgatgttgttgttgactttatTCCACTGCAGAGTGATACTGGTCTCATCTTGTCCTGCTGATctgaagctgtctgtgtttgaaggagctgagacagaacacaaaaaagagGAGCAATGATCAATTTGATCAAGACAGAGTATTTAGTTACAAACTCGCTccattcatctgctgctctttttgCTAATATGACTGACAGGTAAGAAACATTGCCCAGAAGCTGAACCCAAGGCCAACTAGTGTAAAAAAAACGTACTCCATCTTTAGCTATTTCTTGTTAAATTTAACCTGTTGCTGCAGATAACTGCTTGCTCTTCATACTTGTGATTACGACTGCTAAGAGTTATGTATGTTGTCTTAAGCACACTACAAGAAATTCCTGAAGTCAAACATCTtaccagtgactgcagtgatgTTGACTCCACTGCTTCTGACGttctcaaacacagaaaagagagtgaatgtgtATTTAGTTCCAGCAGTGAGAGATGAGACTGTGTGAGTTACTGGTCCACCTCCAACTGGTGCACTGATGTTTATCTCTGTTCCATTAAACTGGAGAATGAAGCTGACATTGTTGTTGACTTTATTCCACTGCAGAGTGATACTGGTCTCATCTTGGCCTGCTGATctgaagctgtctgtgtttggaggagctgagacagaacacaaaaaagaggagcagtgaTCAATTTGATGAAGACAGAGTATTTAGCCACAATCtcactcattcattcaaacatttatctGTTGCTCTTTTTACTGACAtggctgacagacaaaaaacattgtCCAGTAGCTGCTCCCAAGGCCAGCTAGTGTAAAAACAACTTACTCCATGTTTAACTATTTCTTGTTAAATCTAACCTGTTGCTGTAGATAACTGCTTGCTCTTCAAACCTGCGATTACGACTGTTGAGAGTTATGTATGTTGTCTTAAGGAAACTACAAGAAATTCCTGAAGTCAAATATCTtaccagtgactgcagtgatgTTGACTCCACTGCTTCTGACGtcctcaaacacagagaagagagtgaatgtGTATTTAGTTCCAGCAGTGAGAGATGAGACTGTGTGAGTTACTGGTCCACCTCCAACTGGTGCAGTGATGTTTATCTCGGATCCATTAAACTGGAGAATGAAGCTGACGTTGTTGTTGACTTTATTCCACTGCAGAGTGATACTGGTCTCATCTTGGCCTGCTGATGtgaagctgtctgtgtttgaaggagcttagacagaacacaaaaaaagaggagcagtgaTCAATTTGATCAAGACAGAGTATTTAGGCACAAACTCGCTccattcatctgctgctgttttcgCTAATATGACTGACAGCTAAGAAACATTGTCCAGTAGCTGCCCCAAAGCCGgctggtgtaaaaaaaaaaaaaacttactccATCTTTAGCTCTTTCTTGTTAAATTCAAGTTGTTGCTGCAGATAACTGCTTGCTCTTTATACTTGCAATTAAGCCTGCTGAGAGTTATGTATGTTGTCTTAAGGAAACTAAAAGAAATTCCTGAAGTCAAGCATCTtaccagtgactgcagtgatgTTGACTCCACTGCTTCTGACAttctcaaacacagagaagagagtgaatgtGTATTTAGTTCCAGCAGTGAGAGATGAGACTGTGTGAGTTACTGGTCCACCTCCAACTGGCGCACTGATGTTTATCTCTGTTCCATTAAGCTGGAGAATGAAGCTGACGTTGTTGTTGACTTTATTCCACTGCAGAGTGATACTGGTCTCATCTTGGCCTGCTGATGtgaagctgtctgtgtttggaggagctgagacagaaaaaGTGAAGAGACaaattttgaatgaaaagacagTTATCAGAATAATCTGGATTCCATTCAACAGATCTATATATCAACAATCCACCTCCATCATCTCTTGGTGTTTCTTGAGTATTACAGATATATGTAAATCTATTGTCCAGTCGCTGCCCCCGAggtgacattaaaataaataacatctttaaGTCACACAGTTTTCAATCCAATCTATTCTTTTTGAGAACTGCTTTTGTAATTTGAATTAATGGTCACCAAAAGTTATGGCTGCTCCTGAAGAGCATTGACTTGCTTGCTTTTGCCACATAACTTGAACCTCATCTGTGAATGATTAGGACCGCCATGAAAACATCTTTGTGATACAGATTTAAACATAACTTCATTTCCTAGAAAGTTGTCTTATGCACTAATCTAATATGAAATAACAGTGTTATCCTTGGTTCACAAGACACTTCTGAACCAAACATCTtaccagtgactgcagtgatgTTGACTCCACTGCTTTTGACGttctcaaacacagagaagagagtgaatgtGTATTTAGTTCCAGCAGTGAGAGATGAGACTGTGTGAGTTACTGGTCCACCTCCAACTGGCGCACTGATGTTTATCTCTGTTCCATTAAACTGGAGAATGAAGCTGACGTTGTTGTTGACTTTATTCCACTGCAGAGTGATACTGGTCTCATCTTGTCCTGCTGATctgaagctgtctgtgtttgaaggagctgagacagaacacaaaaaagaggagcagtgaTCAATTTGATGAAGACAGAGTATTTAGCCACAATCtcactcattcattcaaacattcaTCTGTTGCTCTTTTTACTGACAtggctgacagacaaaaaacattgtCCAGTAGCTGCTCCCAAGGCCAGCTAGTGTAAAAACAACTTACTCCATGTTTAACTATTTCTTGTTAAATCTAACCTGTTGCTGTAGATAACTGCTTGCTCTTCAAACCTGCGATTACGACTGCTGAGAGTTATGTATGTTGTCTTAAGGAAACTACAAGAAATTCCTGAAGTCAAGTATCTtaccagtgactgcagtgatgTTGACTCCACTGCTTCTGACAttctcaaacacagagaagagagtgaatgtGTATTTAGTTCCAGCAGTGAGAGATGAGACTGTGTGAGTTACTGGTCCACCTCCAACTGGTGCAGTGATGTTTATCTCTGTTCCATTAAACTGGAGAATGAAGCTGACGTTGTTGTTGACTTTATTCCACTGCAGAGTGATACTGGTCTCATCTTGGCCTGCTGATGtgaagctgtctgtgtttggaggAACTGAGACAAAGAGCAGAACACATAAGACAGAAATCACATAAAATTGGTAGAGCTCTTATTTGAAGCAGTTTGATGCAATGCACATAACGTCCTCTGGTACATCATGTTGACATGCTATGAATGACACAGTGACTGTTCCTAATTCATCCACCTTCACTGGAAATTCAGTTCATCAAATTATCACCATACtcatataaattaaatgtagaaaatactgttttagaTCAATCAGTATTATATTGTACAGCATCAGTCATTTAAGGCTTCTTTGTGGTATGCAACATAgaattttcttctttcttcttatcTTTTATGTTATTGGGTCAATGCCTACAACATCACAAACCTCAATTCAACTTTCGAATCTCACTTTAACCCTAACCTATTTTTCCATGTGAATTTGTTCTTAAATGTATACATATCAGCAAATATATGTCCAGATACCTATTTGCCCATATTTTTCAGAAAATACAGCACTTTtgaaaatcataaaatatatgtacacataacacataacacCAACGGTCTGAATCTAATAATGAACCTCTCCCTATATAGTATATGAGCAGAAATAAGACGCATTACTTGTTTTGAAACAGATGAATGAGAAATTAAGGGCACAGTTTTCATCTGACCACCGTCCCGAGTCATTGAACGATGTGGTGACACACTCCTCTCCACTTAAGTCTGGCTGCCCGATGGCCCAGTGTCGAAACAGAGAGGTGCTTCCATCAGACCACAGTTTTTCCCGGTACAGTCCTATCCACACAAAGCTGCCATCTGCCAGGTTTGTAATGATGctattttctgtctgatttcGTATGCTGAGGGGGAAACAGTAGAGTATACATTTCAAGGATAAGTatcaaagacatgaaaacaaaaagtagaaTGCACAATGCAAAACAATGGTAGTGATTGCTAGAAAGGAACGATATCAAAtggtaatgataataaatgaatagacagagaaatggagggaTTTACAAGTCggaaatgacaaaatacaatTGTACAGAAAATTAGAAAAAGTAAAAGCCTTAAAAATGTCTCACTGCATTTTTGGATCACCTCAATAGTTTTGACCATACAtcaacagacagaaatgatggTTCAGTAGTTTACCTGGCTAGATCAACATAATTCTCCCTGCAGAATCTCTGCGCTTCGGTCCAATTCAGATGTGTGTCGACCTTTACAAAGGATACTGTACCATTTGCTGTACCTGTAAATGTAGTTACAAACAACATCAGCGTATGCAGTGGTATCAGTAAAAGAAAGTATGATCAGGATTCAGTGGGATAAAGTATTGCTCATGTTACCATGAAGTGTCAGTGTCAAGATGCATCTGGAATGCTGTACATTTAGGCAATTCTTAAATCATATGCTTTAAGAGAACTAACCGTTGTAGCACACAAAGGGTTTTACATCGCTGCACTGAGTGTCACCCCATGTGCCAAAGTATGGACTCCCGGTAAAAAGCTCCACACAGTGCTGTTGTCCTCCGAGATTGTTGGGCTGCCCAGTGTCCCAGTTTCTATACTCTGTCTCTCCGGCACCATAGAAGCTGCTGTCATTCAGGgaccatctccagctgtttATCAACTCATCATAAAGACCTATCCAAGCCTCTCCTGTTCAGAAAGAACAGCAGGAATTTAAAGTGCCCGAATAACCCaaaaatcttttaaaactgtaaatcactgttttttacATTCCGTATTATAACATTTTAGAAACACCTGGTTGTTGTTGGGCTGTTGTGTGTGTACTTggttatatatgtatatatgtacaatATGTATTTGTTAGGTAAATGATTCCAATATTGAAAACTTGCCTGTGTAGGACGATGTAGTGCTGATGACGGCAttgacatcagctgtgttttctaTGGTGGCCAGGTCAGTGTAGGTCTGTCTGCAGAAGCTCTGAGCATCAGTCCAATTCAATGGTGTGCTCACAAAGTAGAACTGACGGGTTTGGGCAGAGGCAACATTGACCAGTGCTcctaaaacaaacagctttgaATTACCATGTTATAAGAATGTTGACTTTTTAGTTCTTTTACAGTGAATTTGAAGAGGCACTGTGCATCATGTGGGTTCAACGTTACTGTAGGGTTTTGTGAAGGTTCTTCCTCATTGATGACACTTTTGACCTCTCACATTCAAGCAgtttgacaggaaatgaaaacgTCCCTTTGTCAGTTGCATATTAGTTATGTAATCTATGCCTGCCtcaatttttttcttatattcCTAACATATTTATTCATAGTTTAATACaatacattgtaaaaaaaaaaaaaaaacatctttcccCTCCCCACCATTTCTGTCATGCCATTGACGCCACTGTGTGGAGTTGTGTTGTTTCATGACCAATGCGTAAGCAATTTTTCCACCACAGCTTGAGCCAGATCAAGTTTCAGTCTGTCACAGTAAATCGGAGTTCACTGTTTGCCTCTAATGATAAAACAAGAACCAGTTTGATGGCAAGTGTAGCTGAGCAGAAAGCATGAACTTTTACTTCAAAAgactgtggagggaaaaaaaacaaaagtctgaataaatgaaaaggaaTATCTGTTTGACTGGGGGTATGAATACATTCACAGTGTAAAACATACAGACAGTAAACAACTTCCTCCATCTATTGTATTGTCTATcatttgagggtttttttaattttaattttaattttttttaccacaGTGCCatgatgtatttatgtaaattatgcaattatattaaatatacacattttcacCACTTGGAATTCCTGCCCTGAATAAACCGGACCAGAAATAcatatgtttcattttatgcTTTTTCCTTCCCATAAGTTGTGGTCTTAGctatgaacagaaaaaaaggtagaGTAATCAAACATGAGGCACCAACCTGTGAGGACAAAGATGATCAGCGCATAATCCATAAGTTACAGCTGTgaaaaaaggcatttaaaaaaaaaaaatatatcagaatcagaatcagggTTTTCACCAAGAACAGTGGGTATTCGCATACAGTGAAGCTGAAAAACATGAGAGAGATAAAAAGCAAGCACTGTAGGTCAAGGAGtataaaaagcaaataaaaaaagaacaaatgaaaaat of Acanthopagrus latus isolate v.2019 chromosome 10, fAcaLat1.1, whole genome shotgun sequence contains these proteins:
- the LOC119027860 gene encoding tenascin-X-like isoform X7, which produces MDYALIIFVLTGALVNVASAQTRQFYFVSTPLNWTDAQSFCRQTYTDLATIENTADVNAVISTTSSYTGEAWIGLYDELINSWRWSLNDSSFYGAGETEYRNWDTGQPNNLGGQQHCVELFTGSPYFGTWGDTQCSDVKPFVCYNGTANGTVSFVKVDTHLNWTEAQRFCRENYVDLASIRNQTENSIITNLADGSFVWIGLYREKLWSDGSTSLFRHWAIGQPDLSGEECVTTSFNDSGRWSDENCALNFSFICFKTIPPNTDSFTSAGQDETSITLQWNKVNNNVSFILQFNGTEINITAPVGGGPVTHTVSSLTAGTKYTFTLFSVFENVRSSGVNITAVTAPSNTDSFRSAGQDETSITLQWNKVNNNVSFILQFNGTEINISAPVGGGPVTHTVSSLTAGTKYTFTLFSVFENVKSSGVNITAVTAPPNTDSFTSAGQDETSITLQWNKVNNNVSFILQLNGTEINISAPVGGGPVTHTVSSLTAGTKYTFTLFSVFENVRSSGVNITAVTAPSNTDSFTSAGQDETSITLQWNKVNNNVSFILQFNGSEINITAPVGGGPVTHTVSSLTAGTKYTFTLFSVFEDVRSSGVNITAVTAPPNTDSFRSAGQDETSITLQWNKVNNNVSFILQFNGTEINISAPVGGGPVTHTVSSLTAGTKYTFTLFSVFENVRSSGVNITAVTAPSNTDSFRSAGQDETSITLQWNKVNNNISFILQFNGTEINISAPVGGGPVTHTVSSLTAGTKYTFTLFSVFENVRSSGVNITAVTAPSNTDSFRSAGQNETSITLQWNKVNNNVSFILQFNGTEINISAPVGGGPVTHTVSSLTAGTKYTFTLFSVFEHVRSSGVNITAVTTPSNTDSFRSAEQDETSITLQWNKVNNNVSFILQFNGTEINISAPVGGGPVTHTVSSLTAGTKYTFTLFSVFENVRSSGVTVIAVTAPPNTDSFRSAGQDETSITLQWNKVNNNVSFILQFNGTEINISAPVGGGPVTHTVSSLTAGTKYTFTLFSVFEHVRSSGVNITAVTAPPNTDSFRSAGQDETSITLQWNKVNNNVSFILQFNGTEINISAPVGGGPVTHTVSSLTAGTKYTFTLFSVFENVRSSGVSITAVTAPSNTDSFRSAGQNETSITLQWNKVNNNVSFILQFNGTEINISAPVGGGPVTHTVSSLTAGTKYTFTLFSVFEIVRSSGVNITAVTAPSNTDSFRSAGQDETSITLQWNKVNNNVSFILQFNETEINISAPVGGGPVTHTVSSLTAGTKYTFTLFSVFEDIRSSGVNITAVTAPPNTDSFRSAGQNETSITLQWNKVNNNVSFILQFNGTEINITAPVGSGPVTHTVSSLTAGTKYTFTLFSVFEDVRSSGVNITAVTAPSNTDSFRSAGQDETSITLQWNKVNNNVSFILQFNGTEINIRAPVGGGPVTHTVSSLTAGTKYTFTLFSVFEDVRSSGVNITAVTAPSNTDSFRSAGQNETSITLQWNKVNNNVSFILQFNGTEINITAPVGGGPVTHTVSSLTAGTKYTFTLFSVFENVRSSGVNITAVTAPPNTDSFTPAGQDETSITLQWNKVNNNVSFILQFNGTEINITAPVGGGPVTHTVSSLTAGTKYTFTLFSVFEDVRSSGVTVIAVTAPSNTDSFRSAGQDETSITLQWNKVNNNVSFILQFNGTEINISAPVGGGPVTHTVSSLTAGTKYTFTLFSVFENVRSSGVNITAVTAPPNTDSFTSAGQDETSITLQWNKVNNNVSFILQFNGTEINISAPVGGGPVTHTVSSLTAGTKYTFTLFSVFEKIRSSGVTVIAVTAPSNTDSFRSAGQNETSITLQWNKVNNNVSFILQFNGTEINISAPVGGGPVTHTVSSLTAGTEYTFTLFSVFENVRSSGVSITAVTTPHNVVGLKIKLKSSTQLSDSDIQTLLEEVFRQNGLSPQLFSLMVKSVES